A section of the Lodderomyces beijingensis strain CBS 14171 genome assembly, chromosome: 2 genome encodes:
- a CDS encoding mitochondrial 54S ribosomal protein mL57, translated as MNTRPLSKSINKYVLISSRRSSRSVYLHHGPRIEGLKRDPKVAYLNPQGTEYALNEANISQITSYLGSEYQIPQDIALQCITHKSFANGIKPYNEKLAAMGSKLLNLALVKYVIHKNAAADSENPTSINGKNLSVLGSRWSRELASPEAAGYLARAESLNKTMFWTSRNPSLKFDASGELKVSSRLLYSLVGAINLYHGKAQAEKFIRENLIEGLEALAVQLVAAKK; from the coding sequence ATGAACACGCGACCACTCCTGAAATCAATAAACAAATACGTGCTAATCAGCCTGAGGAGATCGTCTAGATCAGTTTACCTTCACCATGGGCCGAGAATTGAAGGTTTGAAAAGGGACCCAAAAGTAGCATATTTGAATCCGCAAGGGACAGAATACGCGCTCAACGAAGCCAACATAAGCCAGATCACGTCGTATTTGGGTTCCGAGTACCAAATACCCCAAGATATCGCGCTCCAATGCATCACCCACAAGTCCTTTGCCAATGGAATCAAGCCCTACAATGAAAAACTCGCAGCCATGGGCTCGAAGCTCctcaacttggccttggtCAAATACGTCATCCACAAGAACGCCGCCGCAGACTCAGAAAACCCGACGAGTATAAACGGCAAGAACCTATCGGTGTTGGGCTCACGCTGGTCTAGAGAATTAGCAAGCCCTGAAGCAGCAGGCTATTTGGCGAGGGCGGAAAGTTTGAACAAGACCATGTTTTGGACATCGAGGAACCCctcgttgaagtttgaCGCTAGCGGCGAGTTGAAAGTTAGCTCGCGGTTGCTTTACAGTCTCGTGGGCGCCATCAATCTCTATCATGGCAAGGCCCAGGCTGAGAAGTTTATCAGGGAAAACCTCATTGAAGGGTTGGAGGCGTTGGCGGTGCAACTTGTTGCTGCTAAAAAGTAG